The following are encoded in a window of Nocardia sp. BMG111209 genomic DNA:
- a CDS encoding ABC transporter ATP-binding protein: MATVQFDSATHLYPGADAPAVDGLDIEIADGEFLVLVGPSGCGKSTSLRMLAGLESVERGRILIGGRDVTGLPPRARDVAMVFQSYALYPNMTVAENMGFALRNAGVSRSGTRERVLEAARMLELEELLDRKPAKLSGGQRQRVAMGRAIVRRPQVFCMDEPLSNLDAKLRVSTRAQIAALQKRLGTTTVYVTHDQVEAMTMGHRVAVLRDGTLQQVASPRELYDDPVNAFVAGFIGSPAMNLLDAQVTEGVAVIGDLRVPVPRSITGRDRVLVGIRPEAWEIATDPTHALALEAELLEELGAESFVYAHGIHEHWSSRSGRVVARVDRRFRIALGEKLLLTPKADEIFFFDAGTEERLR; encoded by the coding sequence ATGGCCACGGTGCAATTCGACAGTGCCACGCACCTGTACCCCGGCGCGGACGCCCCTGCGGTCGACGGCCTGGACATCGAGATCGCCGACGGGGAGTTCCTGGTCCTCGTCGGCCCGTCCGGATGTGGGAAATCGACCAGCCTGCGGATGCTCGCCGGGCTGGAATCCGTCGAACGCGGCCGCATCCTGATCGGCGGCCGCGACGTCACGGGCCTGCCCCCGCGGGCCCGTGACGTGGCCATGGTCTTCCAGAGCTATGCGCTGTACCCCAATATGACCGTGGCCGAGAACATGGGCTTCGCGCTGCGCAACGCCGGGGTGAGCCGGTCCGGCACCCGGGAGCGGGTGCTCGAGGCCGCCCGGATGCTGGAACTCGAGGAACTGCTGGACCGCAAACCCGCGAAACTGTCCGGCGGGCAGCGGCAGCGGGTCGCGATGGGCCGCGCCATCGTGCGCCGCCCGCAGGTGTTCTGCATGGACGAACCGCTGTCCAACCTGGACGCCAAACTGCGGGTGAGCACCCGCGCCCAGATCGCCGCCCTGCAGAAGCGGCTCGGCACCACCACCGTCTACGTCACCCACGACCAGGTCGAGGCGATGACGATGGGGCATCGGGTCGCGGTGCTGCGCGACGGCACCCTCCAGCAGGTCGCCTCGCCGCGGGAGCTGTACGACGATCCGGTGAACGCCTTCGTCGCCGGTTTCATCGGCTCGCCGGCGATGAATCTGCTGGACGCGCAGGTCACCGAGGGCGTCGCGGTGATCGGCGATCTGCGCGTCCCGGTGCCGCGCTCGATCACCGGCCGCGACCGGGTGCTGGTCGGCATCCGGCCCGAGGCGTGGGAGATCGCCACCGATCCCACCCACGCGCTGGCGCTGGAGGCGGAACTGCTGGAAGAACTCGGCGCCGAATCCTTCGTGTACGCGCACGGTATCCACGAGCACTGGTCCAGCCGGTCGGGGCGGGTGGTGGCCCGGGTCGACCGGCGGTTCCGGATCGCGCTGGGCGAGAAGCTGCTGCTGACGCCGAAGGCCGACGAGATCTTCTTCTTCGACGCCGGCACCGAGGAACGCCTGCGCTGA